A window of Sulfurimonas gotlandica GD1 contains these coding sequences:
- the panC gene encoding pantoate--beta-alanine ligase — translation MKIISTPLELKEYLKNYDKTVGFQGNRSVGFVPTMGALHEGHITLIKEARKANEIVIVSIFVNPTQFLKGEDLDKYPRKDEADKKICELSGVDILFFPNATDIYDSDEVSILAPNVRGFVLEGTSRPSHFNGVLTVVMKLLNIVNPTKAYFGKKDAQQLNLISLMVKQFFMSVEIVAVDTVRENDGLALSSRNVYLSKEERKEALKISSSLHIAAKMLSSGIVDVKEIIKKMREILSPLEISYVEILNRDFEIIKEVEIGNTVILVEAKVGNTRLLDNIWL, via the coding sequence ATGAAGATTATTTCTACTCCATTAGAGTTAAAAGAGTATTTAAAAAATTATGACAAAACAGTTGGTTTTCAAGGAAATCGAAGTGTCGGTTTTGTTCCAACTATGGGTGCTCTGCATGAAGGGCATATTACTCTTATAAAAGAGGCAAGAAAAGCCAATGAAATTGTGATAGTTTCAATATTTGTCAATCCAACGCAGTTTTTAAAAGGCGAGGATTTAGATAAATATCCGAGAAAAGATGAGGCAGATAAAAAAATCTGTGAGCTGAGTGGTGTAGATATTCTATTTTTTCCAAATGCAACAGATATATATGACAGTGATGAAGTTAGTATTTTAGCACCTAATGTTCGTGGATTTGTTTTAGAAGGAACTAGCCGTCCGTCACATTTTAACGGCGTTTTAACAGTGGTGATGAAACTTTTAAATATTGTGAACCCAACAAAAGCTTACTTTGGAAAAAAAGATGCACAGCAGTTAAACCTTATAAGCTTAATGGTTAAACAGTTCTTTATGAGTGTTGAAATTGTTGCAGTAGATACTGTTAGAGAGAATGACGGTCTGGCACTTAGCAGCAGGAACGTATATCTATCAAAAGAAGAGAGAAAAGAGGCACTAAAGATTTCATCATCACTTCACATAGCTGCAAAGATGCTTTCTTCAGGAATAGTGGATGTTAAGGAGATTATAAAAAAGATGAGAGAGATACTTTCCCCATTAGAAATTTCTTATGTAGAAATACTTAACCGTGATTTTGAGATAATAAAAGAAGTCGAGATAGGAAATACAGTGATCTTAGTAGAAGCAAAAGTTGGTAATACTAGATTACTTGACAATATTTGGCTTTAG
- the prfB gene encoding peptide chain release factor 2, with amino-acid sequence MDNYEYTELLKNLNLKMNNITGVVEPDKLTSRLEEIEELENDQDFWNDADNAAKIQKEKTQLQRKLDKYSIAKDAITDALELYEMAKEENDEDSIELCFSDASDLEQLILNMEVEVLLSGETDSNNAILSIHPGAGGTESQDWAEMLLRMYKRWAERHGFGVEVLDYQVGDEAGIKDASILIKGENAYGYLKVENGIHRLVRISPFDSNAKRHTSFSSVMVSPEIDDDINIVVEDKDIRIDTYRASGAGGQHVNKTESAIRITHIATNVIVQCQNDRSQHKNKATAMKMLRSRLYELELAAQKAEIAGIAKSEIGWGHQIRSYVMQPYQQVKDTRSNEAYSNVSGILDGDIDKMIEGVLIAQNKQSTIR; translated from the coding sequence ATGGACAACTACGAATACACAGAACTCTTAAAAAATTTAAATTTAAAAATGAACAACATTACTGGTGTTGTAGAACCTGATAAACTAACAAGCAGACTAGAAGAGATAGAAGAACTGGAAAACGATCAGGACTTTTGGAACGATGCTGATAATGCCGCAAAAATTCAAAAAGAAAAAACACAACTTCAAAGAAAACTAGATAAATATTCAATTGCAAAAGATGCTATCACAGATGCTCTGGAGCTTTATGAGATGGCTAAAGAAGAAAACGATGAAGACTCAATAGAGTTGTGCTTCAGCGATGCTAGTGACTTAGAACAACTTATCCTTAACATGGAAGTAGAAGTCCTCTTAAGCGGTGAAACTGACTCTAACAACGCTATTTTATCCATTCATCCTGGTGCTGGCGGAACAGAGTCACAAGACTGGGCTGAGATGCTACTTCGTATGTATAAAAGATGGGCTGAGAGACATGGCTTTGGCGTAGAAGTTTTGGACTATCAAGTTGGTGATGAAGCTGGAATAAAAGATGCCTCCATACTGATTAAAGGTGAAAATGCATACGGATACTTAAAAGTAGAAAATGGGATACATAGACTTGTTCGTATCTCACCATTTGACTCAAACGCTAAACGACATACTTCTTTTAGTTCTGTAATGGTTTCACCAGAAATTGATGATGATATAAACATAGTCGTAGAGGACAAGGATATTCGTATTGACACTTATCGCGCAAGCGGTGCAGGTGGGCAACATGTAAATAAAACAGAATCAGCTATACGAATAACTCATATAGCAACTAATGTTATTGTCCAGTGTCAAAATGACAGATCTCAACACAAGAATAAAGCAACCGCAATGAAGATGCTAAGATCTCGCCTTTATGAATTGGAATTAGCAGCTCAAAAAGCTGAAATTGCAGGTATCGCAAAGAGTGAGATAGGTTGGGGACACCAAATTCGATCGTATGTTATGCAGCCATATCAGCAGGTTAAAGATACAAGAAGTAATGAAGCCTATTCAAATGTATCTGGCATCTTAGATGGAGATATAGACAAAATGATTGAGGGAGTTTTAATCGCTCAAAACAAGCAGAGCACTATTAGATAG
- a CDS encoding arginyltransferase: MNLLKEFSLDDKCSYLDNTQQTTHYKVIDDCDALQCQELIERGYRRFGKMFFRPICANCNECKSIKIDVSNFKFSKSHRRVLKKAEFIKSYIQIPTMTQAHLALFEKYHLYMKEKKNWDHSKTNPQSYYSSFVNGHNGFGYEVLYYHEDKLIAVDLIDILEDGISSIYFYYDPEYMKYGLGKLSLLFQIKFAESQNKEWIYLGYYVKDCSSLSYKADYKPFLTLQGRPTEDEEFNWV, from the coding sequence ATGAATCTACTTAAAGAATTTTCACTTGATGATAAATGCTCATATCTTGACAATACACAACAGACAACTCATTATAAAGTAATTGATGATTGCGATGCTCTACAATGCCAAGAACTGATAGAGAGAGGGTATAGAAGATTTGGCAAAATGTTCTTTAGACCAATTTGTGCAAATTGTAATGAATGTAAAAGTATCAAAATAGATGTAAGCAATTTTAAATTTTCCAAATCTCACAGAAGAGTTCTTAAAAAAGCAGAGTTTATAAAGAGCTACATACAAATACCAACTATGACGCAGGCTCATTTAGCTTTATTTGAGAAGTACCATCTTTATATGAAAGAAAAGAAAAATTGGGATCATAGCAAAACGAACCCACAGAGCTACTACAGTTCATTTGTAAACGGACATAACGGTTTTGGATACGAAGTACTATATTATCATGAAGACAAGCTGATAGCTGTAGACCTAATCGATATACTTGAAGATGGTATTTCATCTATATATTTCTATTATGATCCCGAGTATATGAAGTATGGATTAGGAAAACTGTCATTACTATTTCAAATAAAATTTGCTGAGTCTCAAAATAAAGAATGGATATATCTTGGTTACTATGTAAAAGATTGCTCATCACTTTCATACAAGGCTGACTACAAGCCATTTCTTACACTACAGGGAAGACCAACAGAAGATGAAGAGTTTAATTGGGTTTAG
- the fusA gene encoding elongation factor G, producing the protein MARSHKLNDVRNIGIAAHIDAGKTTATERILFYTGVEHKIGEVHDGAATMDWMEQEQERGITITSAATTCEWEGKQINIIDTPGHVDFTIEVERSMRVLDGAVSVFCAVGGVQPQSETVWRQRNRYKVPSIVFVNKMDRTGADFYEVENQIREKLKGNPVPIQLPIGAEAEFDGIIDLVLMKAIVWDKDAAMGSNYHVEEIPASLQDKADEYREKMLESISEVDGNDEFAEKFLEGEEISNEEIAAAIKKATIGMAIVPMTCGTAFKNKGIQTLLDAVVAYLPSPMESAAIEGTLMDDEEVHVAVPSTDEGDFAALAFKIMTDPFVGVLTFIRVYRGSLDAGSFVHNSTKDKKERVGRIVKMHAIKREEVKSIYAGEIGAVVGLKVTTTGDTLCVGEKVVLERMDFPEPVISVAVEPRTKADQEKMGIALSKLAAEDPSFRVNTDEETGQTIISGMGELHLEILVDRMKREFSVEAEVGAPQVSYRESIKDTVNQEYKYAKQSGGRGAFGHVYLTIKPGATGTGFVFHNEIKGGAIPKEFIPAVEKGCAETMGSGVLAGYPMEDMDITLYDGSYHDVDSNEMAFKLAASMAFKEGCRKARPSILEPLMKVEVEVPEDYMGDVIGDLNRRRGQISNMSDRSGNKIVDAFVPLAEMFGYSTDLRSATQGRATYSMEFDHYEEVPKNVSEEIQKKRNG; encoded by the coding sequence ATGGCAAGAAGTCACAAATTAAATGATGTAAGAAATATCGGTATTGCTGCGCATATCGATGCTGGTAAAACTACAGCAACAGAAAGAATTTTATTTTATACTGGTGTTGAGCATAAAATCGGTGAGGTTCATGATGGTGCTGCTACTATGGACTGGATGGAGCAAGAGCAAGAGCGTGGTATTACAATTACTTCTGCTGCTACAACTTGTGAGTGGGAAGGCAAGCAGATAAATATTATTGATACTCCGGGCCACGTTGACTTCACTATTGAAGTTGAGCGTTCTATGCGTGTACTTGATGGTGCTGTTTCAGTATTCTGTGCTGTTGGTGGTGTTCAACCTCAATCAGAAACAGTTTGGAGACAAAGAAATCGTTATAAAGTTCCTTCAATTGTTTTTGTTAATAAAATGGATAGAACAGGTGCAGATTTTTACGAAGTTGAAAATCAAATTCGTGAAAAACTAAAAGGTAATCCGGTTCCAATTCAACTACCAATTGGTGCAGAAGCTGAATTTGACGGTATTATAGACCTTGTTCTAATGAAAGCAATTGTATGGGATAAAGATGCAGCTATGGGTTCTAACTACCATGTTGAAGAAATTCCTGCTTCTTTACAAGACAAAGCTGACGAATATAGAGAAAAAATGCTTGAATCTATATCTGAAGTTGATGGTAATGATGAATTTGCTGAAAAATTCTTAGAAGGTGAAGAAATTTCTAATGAAGAGATTGCTGCAGCAATCAAAAAAGCGACAATTGGTATGGCAATCGTTCCAATGACTTGTGGTACAGCATTTAAGAACAAAGGTATTCAAACTTTACTTGACGCTGTTGTTGCTTATTTACCATCTCCAATGGAATCAGCAGCTATTGAGGGTACTTTGATGGATGATGAAGAAGTACACGTTGCAGTTCCATCAACAGACGAGGGTGATTTTGCAGCATTAGCATTCAAAATTATGACAGATCCATTTGTTGGAGTACTGACTTTTATCCGTGTTTATCGTGGTTCATTAGATGCTGGTTCTTTCGTGCATAACTCTACTAAAGATAAGAAAGAGAGAGTTGGTCGTATAGTTAAAATGCATGCTATCAAGCGTGAAGAAGTTAAATCAATTTACGCAGGTGAAATTGGTGCTGTTGTTGGTTTGAAAGTAACTACTACGGGTGATACTTTATGTGTTGGTGAGAAAGTTGTTCTTGAGAGAATGGATTTCCCTGAACCAGTTATCTCTGTTGCTGTTGAGCCAAGAACTAAAGCTGACCAAGAAAAAATGGGTATTGCACTAAGTAAGCTTGCCGCTGAAGATCCATCTTTTAGAGTTAATACTGATGAAGAGACTGGTCAGACTATTATTTCAGGAATGGGTGAGTTACACCTTGAAATTCTTGTAGATAGAATGAAAAGAGAATTTTCTGTTGAAGCTGAAGTTGGTGCTCCACAGGTTTCTTACCGTGAGTCTATTAAAGATACAGTTAATCAAGAATACAAGTATGCTAAACAATCTGGTGGTCGTGGTGCATTCGGTCATGTTTACCTTACAATCAAACCAGGTGCAACTGGAACTGGTTTTGTATTCCACAACGAAATTAAAGGTGGAGCAATTCCTAAAGAATTTATTCCTGCAGTTGAAAAAGGTTGTGCTGAGACTATGGGCAGTGGTGTACTTGCTGGTTACCCTATGGAAGACATGGATATTACACTTTATGATGGTTCATACCATGATGTTGATTCAAATGAAATGGCATTTAAACTTGCTGCTTCTATGGCATTTAAAGAGGGTTGTCGTAAAGCACGTCCATCAATCTTAGAGCCACTTATGAAAGTTGAAGTTGAAGTTCCTGAAGATTACATGGGTGACGTTATCGGTGACCTTAATCGTCGTCGTGGTCAAATTAGCAATATGAGTGACCGCTCAGGTAACAAGATTGTTGACGCATTTGTTCCACTTGCTGAGATGTTTGGTTATTCAACTGACCTTCGTTCTGCAACTCAAGGACGTGCTACATATTCAATGGAATTTGATCACTACGAAGAAGTTCCTAAAAATGTATCTGAAGAGATTCAGAAAAAGAGAAACGGTTAA